ACACACTCGCCGCCACGCCGCTCATTGCGGCGGATTCACCGCGCAAGGCTCCCTTTCGCGTTCTTTACAGCAACGACACGACGAACATCACCTCCTGCGTCAGTCCGTTTCATCAGGCGCGAGAGCCCTTCCGCAAGGAGATGCTCGAAGCATCGGTTGATGAGGTGGCGGGGTTGGTGGACGCGCATTTTCTCCAGGCTGGGCTGGGAATGGTGCCGATGTGGTCGAGCAAGGTGCTGCCGTTGGCGGAACACTATGCGTGGATCAGGCAGCGTTATGCGCAAAAGCCGGATTCGTTCGGCCAGTTTGTGCTCAATGGTGGCGATGTGGTGAAGGTCTTCATCGACCGCTGCCGCGCCAAGGGACAGGCGGCATTCGTCTCCTTCCGCATGAACGACGCGCATCACAAGGAGTTCGTCGATCCCAAGCCAGGCGACAAACCGGGCAGCAGCATCGGCATGAGCGTGACGAAGTTTTATGCGGAGCATCCCGAGTATCGCATCAAGCCCGGTTCGCAGCGTGGCGCTGATCTCGTGCACAACTTCGCCGTGCCCGAGGTGCGGGCGCAGAAGCTCGCGCTGATCCGCGAGCTTTGCGAGAACTACGACCTCGACGGCCTGGAGCTCGATTTCCTGCGCTTCTACAGCTACTTTCGCGAGGAAACACCGCTGGAGCAACGCCGCGTGATCATGACAGACCTCGTCAAAGAAGTGCGGCAGATGCTCGGGCCGAATCGCTGGCTTTGCGCGCGTGTGCCATGCTACCTGCCCGCGCTTGATGTGCTCGGACTCGATTTGAAAGTACTCGTCGCCGCCGGGCTCGACATGGTGAACGCTTCCGCGCACTACTTCACCACACAGCAGCATGATCTGGCCGTCATTCGCAAACAAACCGAAGGTGCAGCGCTCTACTTCGAGCTGTGCCACACGATCTGGAAGGGCGACAAAGTGCAGGCTGGTTATGACGTGTTTCCATTTCGTCGTGCGACGCGCGAACATCTGCACACTGCGGCGCATCTGGCTTATGCACGCGGCGCGGACGGCATCAGCCTGTTCAACTTTGCCTATTACCGCCAGCACGGTCAGGGCGAAGGCCGTGGTATTTTCGGAGAGCCGCCGTTTGAAGCGCTCAAAGCGCTGCGTGACCCGCAAACCCTCGCTCGGCAGCCACAGCATTGGTTCATTGCATACGGTTGGCGTTCTCCCGGCGCGAAGCCACTGTCCGTGCCACGCAAGATTGAACTGAACAAGCCTGCGAAGTTTAACTTTGACCTCGCCGCGCCCGCTGACGGTTGGAAGCACGACGCGCGGGTGCGCATTCAAGCCGACAAGCCGCTCGGCGATGGCGAATGGATCGCCACGTTCAACGGCGAGGCCATTTCTGCTTCCACCGATGTCTCGGAACCCTTTGCCGTGCCTTATCCATCCATGATCGCGAAACCGGATGAACTGCGTGCTTGGATCGTGCCTGCGCGATTGCTGCGTGAAGGCAAGAACAGCCTCGAAGTCACGCAGAAGACCGGGGAACCGGTTTCTGTCGTGTTTGTCGATCTGGCGGTGGGACAAAATGCCTGATCAGCCTATTCAGCGGCAAACTCCACGCCGCACAACACGGGCCGGGCCTTGGAGCCTACGGCGGATTGGAGCTTGATGCGCAGCTCTGCGCCGCTGGGGATGTTCTTGAACTCGCGCACGACGCTGCCGCCTTCTTTGGCGAGGTCGAAGTTCTCCAGCACGATTTTGTCTTGCAGCATGACATTGAAAATGCGGTCGCCGGGAGGGAGGTTGTCGGGATCGCTGAAGTGCAGACGGACGGTGTGCGGGAGAGGCGGATAGTCGATCTTGAGCAGCGGCTCCTGCACGGCTGGCGTGGCAGGTTTGGCCTTGGCATTTGTTTTCTTTTTGCTGCCTGGCTTGTCGTCGTCATCGTCGTCGGTTTTTTTGACGGGCTTCACGAGCAGTGGTCTGCGGAGCGATGGTGTGATGATGATCTCCCCTTCGCCGATGAAGCCGGAGGCGGCGATCCATGGCTGGCTTTTGCCAGCATCATCGATTTGCGAGCTGTGACGGCGGAACCACGTCACCTCTTTGTCGATGCCTTCGACGCCGAGCTGCGGTGCATTGCCGCTGCCGGCGTGTGGATGCTCCAGCCAGAGAGTGCCGTCGGATGCACGGCGATTTCCGGGAGCGCCGAAGTTGATACCAGCGCGCAGGATGCGGTCGCCTTGTTTGCCATCGAGTCCGAACTGACTGTAGCTCCACATCTCCATCTCGGGCATGTGAATGAGCGCGAGCGAGGTCTGGTTCTGATACGCGCAGGTGCAGGTGCGGGTGTAGTCGGGCGCATTGAGCACGCCATTCGCCACGACGAGGTTGGAGGTGCAGCCGGATTTGAAGCCGCCGAGGTTCGAGGTGCCGCTCATGCTGTCGAGATCGTAGAAGCCCGCCGCGCCGCTGCGGTAGGTGAGCAGGTGCTCGCTGGCGATGATGGTGTTGCAGCCATAGGTGCGGTTCAGCCGCCACGGCTCCATCTTGCCGGTGAGCGGGTTTTTCACGAAATGCGGCTCGCCGGTGAGCAGGCTGAAAGCGCCACCGGAGCTGGTGTAGGAGTTCGCGCCGGTGAGGATGAGTTCGTTATGCAGGATGCAGGGGCCGGTATAAACGCGCTTCAGATCCTGCCAGCGCACGTGGCCTGTTTTGCCCTCATAAGCGATCATGCCATCGCCGACTTCCGATGAGATGCGATCACTCGCCTTGGCTCCGGCTTGCAGCAAAACATCATGCTCCTTGGAGTAACCGAGCCAGGTGCCAAAGATGTCCTTCTCCTGCTCCCACAGCACTTTTCCCGTGTGCGCATCGAGGGCGATGACGCGGTAATCTTTCGGCAGATCAGCGCCGCGCCGCTCCAGCAGGTTCTCGGCATGAGCGGTGAGCTTGTCGATGCAGTAGATGCGACCGTTGCCAGCGACGATGCCGTTGTGCAGGAAGCTGTGCCGCGCTTTCACACGCCAAAGCAGCTTTCCACTATGGCGATCAAGCACGGCGAGACCTCCGCTGGCGGAAAGATCCTCGATGGGGGCGCTCGTGCGGCTTTTCACCGTGCCAAACTGAAGGCTAAAGTGCGCGAAGTCATCGCCACCGATGAGCAGATTTTCCATCACACCGATGAAGGCCCACTGCGCGGGATCTTTGGCATTCTCACGCAGTTTGATCGTCTTTTTCAGCTCACCGGTGCGTGAGTCGAGCATCTGGCACTCGCCTTTCAGCGCCACATAGACGGCGTCCTCGGTGGCGATGTAGTTCGTGCCGCGACCATTCGCGCCAGGGATGTGTTTTTGGTTGTAGGCCGTGCTCAGCGGCGTGTCGGCGTAGGTCTCGTTGTAATAGATGCCGAAGGTGCCGAGGTCTTTGAAGTCGTGCTTCCAGATGACGCGACCGGTATAAACATCACGCGCGCTGACGCTGTGCATGCCCTGGATGAAAAGGCGTCCGCCCACCACCTGCTCAGGCGGGCCGTGACCATGACGCGGAAGCACGTCCATGTTTGAGCTACCCCCGAACCACAGCACGCCGAGCGGCGCACGCACGCGGTTGTCGTCGGACTTCACGGTGTTGCCGATGTCGCCATACTGATGCGTCCAGTCCGCCGCACCGGGCAGTGCGCCTTCGCGGGTGATGAGCAAGTCTGCGCCGAGCTTTTCGACCTTCCCATTCTCCAGCCCGCTCGCATCCGCCGCGCCTCGGCAGAGCATCACACCGCCATAGGGCCGCACGGAGGCGTAAGCGGCGGTGAGATGCGCAGTCGGTGAGATGACGAGATGCGCAAAGTGAGGGGGTTCCTGGAAGGAAAGCGCATCGCCCACATGAAATGTGATGCGTGTGCCGTAAAGGCCGAGCGCGTCGTATTCACGGCGCAAAGCATCCACCTTCTCGACATCTGGCTCGACGACGGTGAGCTGCATCTGCGATCCGGCGAGCAGTGCATCGATCAAGGCTCGATCCTCCGTGCCGAAGATCAACGCATGGCCACCTTCGTCTCCTGCTCTCTCCAGCAAGGTCTGTGCAATCGGCACAGCATTAGCAGCGAGCTTCTGTGGCTTTGATTCGAGGCGTCCGATGCTCTTTCCTTCTCCATACACCTGAATGCGACCATCCAGAGTCACCGCGATGAGCTTTCCATTCGCGGCGAGAAGTCGGCGCACCTCGCCTTTGACTGCCAGAGTCCATGCCACGCTGGGTTTCTCAGCCAAGACGATGGCGCTGAGGCTGCTTTTGCCTGCGACGTAGAGGTGATCGCCAGCCTTGATGAGATCGCCAGAGCCATCCGCTTTAACTTCCCAGAGCACTTTTTCGCTCGTGCCGAGTTCGCGCACCTTTTCCGCGTCGGAATCAAAGAGACGACTGCCATCGATAACCGGCTCGTTCATCACCGATTTGCCTGCGACACCCGTTTTCAGATCATAGACACGCACACCACGTTCGCGGGTGTGGACGTAGAAATGCTTGTCGCCCGAGGCCACAAAGGAGCCGCCATTGCCTTTGCCACCATCGTTCAGATGGAAGTATTTCATGGCACCCGTCGCGAGATCGAAACCCGCAGGCACGGAGCGTCCGCCCGGCACGAGCAACGTGTCTTGCGTCGCCAGCATGGCCCCTTGCGGAGCCACACCGGCAAAGGAAGACGCGCTGTGCGGTTGCTTGATGAAATCCGCACCCGTGCCGTCGTTCACCCACACGACTTTGCCCGTTTCCGCATCCAGCGAATAAAGAAACGTGCCCATGAAGGGCCAGATGCTAGCGGCAAAGAACACCTTGCCATCGCGGATCACCGGACCACCACGCGCAGGCCATGCGGAGATGAGACGGCGATTGCCCAGCGCCTTCCGCGCTGATGGCGCACCGCTGAAGGACCACACCGCTTTGCCATCGTCAGCGTTCACGCAGTAAAGATGCCCGTCATCGCTGGTGAAGTACACTTTCCCCTGCCAGCACACCGGCGGCAGTCGCACCGGCCCGCCAGTGAAAAAGGACCAAGCCTCCGCACCCGTGCTCAAATCGAGCGCCACGACCTTGTCGCGATCATTGAAACCGATGAACAGCTTGTTTCCGAGCACCACTGGCTCAAACACGCGGTCGTAGGGCATCAGATCGTGATTCAGTGGATCATCCCACACTTGCTCGCGCGGCGAATAAGCACGCTCCCATTCGAGTTGGAGCTTCGCGGGTAGTTTTTCATCGGAAGCAGCCGTGCGCCCCGCATCAAAACGCCACATCGGCCAGTCGGCGGCATGTGTGGTGAGGCA
Above is a genomic segment from Prosthecobacter sp. containing:
- a CDS encoding PQQ-binding-like beta-propeller repeat protein encodes the protein MKCLLLLLPLLCLTTHAADWPMWRFDAGRTAASDEKLPAKLQLEWERAYSPREQVWDDPLNHDLMPYDRVFEPVVLGNKLFIGFNDRDKVVALDLSTGAEAWSFFTGGPVRLPPVCWQGKVYFTSDDGHLYCVNADDGKAVWSFSGAPSARKALGNRRLISAWPARGGPVIRDGKVFFAASIWPFMGTFLYSLDAETGKVVWVNDGTGADFIKQPHSASSFAGVAPQGAMLATQDTLLVPGGRSVPAGFDLATGAMKYFHLNDGGKGNGGSFVASGDKHFYVHTRERGVRVYDLKTGVAGKSVMNEPVIDGSRLFDSDAEKVRELGTSEKVLWEVKADGSGDLIKAGDHLYVAGKSSLSAIVLAEKPSVAWTLAVKGEVRRLLAANGKLIAVTLDGRIQVYGEGKSIGRLESKPQKLAANAVPIAQTLLERAGDEGGHALIFGTEDRALIDALLAGSQMQLTVVEPDVEKVDALRREYDALGLYGTRITFHVGDALSFQEPPHFAHLVISPTAHLTAAYASVRPYGGVMLCRGAADASGLENGKVEKLGADLLITREGALPGAADWTHQYGDIGNTVKSDDNRVRAPLGVLWFGGSSNMDVLPRHGHGPPEQVVGGRLFIQGMHSVSARDVYTGRVIWKHDFKDLGTFGIYYNETYADTPLSTAYNQKHIPGANGRGTNYIATEDAVYVALKGECQMLDSRTGELKKTIKLRENAKDPAQWAFIGVMENLLIGGDDFAHFSLQFGTVKSRTSAPIEDLSASGGLAVLDRHSGKLLWRVKARHSFLHNGIVAGNGRIYCIDKLTAHAENLLERRGADLPKDYRVIALDAHTGKVLWEQEKDIFGTWLGYSKEHDVLLQAGAKASDRISSEVGDGMIAYEGKTGHVRWQDLKRVYTGPCILHNELILTGANSYTSSGGAFSLLTGEPHFVKNPLTGKMEPWRLNRTYGCNTIIASEHLLTYRSGAAGFYDLDSMSGTSNLGGFKSGCTSNLVVANGVLNAPDYTRTCTCAYQNQTSLALIHMPEMEMWSYSQFGLDGKQGDRILRAGINFGAPGNRRASDGTLWLEHPHAGSGNAPQLGVEGIDKEVTWFRRHSSQIDDAGKSQPWIAASGFIGEGEIIITPSLRRPLLVKPVKKTDDDDDDKPGSKKKTNAKAKPATPAVQEPLLKIDYPPLPHTVRLHFSDPDNLPPGDRIFNVMLQDKIVLENFDLAKEGGSVVREFKNIPSGAELRIKLQSAVGSKARPVLCGVEFAAE